A genome region from Ctenopharyngodon idella isolate HZGC_01 chromosome 5, HZGC01, whole genome shotgun sequence includes the following:
- the LOC127513171 gene encoding guanine nucleotide-binding protein G(I)/G(S)/G(O) subunit gamma-10-like: MSYELGCHLISNVNSLFVTQVSQAAADLQQYCLQNASKDALLVGVPAGSNPFREPRSCTLL, encoded by the coding sequence ATGAGTTATGAGTTGGGATGTCACCTGATTTCAAACGTAAACAGTCTGTTTGTAACGCAGGTTTCTCAGGCGGCGGCGGATCTTCAGCAGTACTGCCTCCAGAACGCCAGTAAAGATGCGCTCCTGGTCGGAGTACCGGCAGGCAGTAACCCGTTCAGAGAGCCGCGCTCATGCACACTGCTGTAG